A window from Glaciimonas sp. PCH181 encodes these proteins:
- a CDS encoding F0F1 ATP synthase subunit epsilon — protein MANTIHVDVVSAEELIFSGEAEFVALPGESGELGIYPRHTPLITRIKPGAVRIKVPGQAHEEFVFVAGGLLEVQPDNVTILADTAIRGADLDEAKATEAKRMAEDALTNQESKIDYAKAQAELSAAIAQLAAIHKLRSKGR, from the coding sequence ATGGCAAACACTATTCACGTAGACGTGGTTTCGGCGGAAGAATTAATTTTCTCCGGCGAAGCTGAATTCGTCGCGTTGCCGGGTGAGTCGGGCGAGTTGGGGATTTATCCTCGTCATACGCCATTGATCACGCGCATCAAGCCGGGCGCAGTACGCATCAAGGTGCCAGGTCAGGCGCATGAAGAATTTGTGTTCGTGGCCGGTGGCTTGCTGGAAGTGCAGCCGGATAACGTGACTATTCTGGCCGACACAGCGATCCGCGGTGCCGATTTGGATGAAGCGAAAGCGACTGAAGCAAAGCGTATGGCAGAAGATGCGTTAACCAATCAGGAATCGAAAATTGATTACGCAAAAGCACAGGCAGAATTGTCTGCGGCGATTGCGCAGTTAGCAGCAATCCATAAATTGCGTTCAAAAGGCCGGTAA
- the atpD gene encoding F0F1 ATP synthase subunit beta: MADGKIVQCIGAVVDVEFPRDAMPKIYDALKMDGSELTLEVQQQLGDGIVRTIALGTSDGLRRGMMIKNTGKPIMVPTGKATLGRIMDVLGNPIDECGPVSHETTASIHRKAPAYDDLSPSQELLETGIKVIDLVCPFAKGGKVGLFGGAGVGKTVNMMELINNIAKAHSGLSVFAGVGERTREGNDFYHEMADAKVVDLENPENSKVAMVYGQMNEPPGNRLRVALTGLTIAEGFRDEGKDVLFFVDNIYRYTLAGTEVSALLGRMPSAVGYQPTLAEEMGRLQERITSTKTGSITSIQAVYVPADDLTDPSPATTFAHLDSTVVLSRDIASLGIYPAVDPLDSTSRQLDPLVVGQEHYETARAVQGILQRYKELRDIIAILGMDELAPEDKLLVARARKMQRFLSQPFHVAEVFTGSPGKYVSLKDTIKGFKMIASGELDHLPEQAFYMVGTIEEAIEKAKKIN; this comes from the coding sequence ATGGCTGATGGCAAAATCGTTCAGTGTATCGGCGCTGTTGTGGACGTTGAATTTCCACGTGACGCGATGCCTAAGATTTACGACGCGTTGAAGATGGACGGCTCGGAACTGACTTTGGAAGTACAACAGCAATTAGGCGACGGTATCGTTCGTACGATTGCACTGGGTACTTCCGACGGTCTGCGTCGCGGCATGATGATCAAGAATACCGGCAAGCCAATCATGGTTCCTACCGGTAAAGCAACACTTGGTCGCATCATGGACGTATTGGGTAATCCAATCGACGAATGCGGTCCTGTAAGCCACGAAACTACTGCATCTATTCACCGTAAAGCACCTGCGTACGACGATTTGTCGCCATCGCAGGAATTGCTGGAAACAGGTATCAAGGTTATTGACTTGGTTTGCCCGTTTGCCAAAGGTGGTAAGGTCGGTCTGTTCGGTGGTGCGGGTGTTGGTAAGACCGTCAACATGATGGAATTGATTAACAACATCGCTAAAGCGCACAGCGGTTTGTCCGTGTTCGCCGGTGTTGGTGAGCGTACTCGTGAAGGTAATGACTTCTATCACGAAATGGCTGATGCAAAAGTGGTTGATCTGGAAAATCCAGAAAATTCCAAAGTTGCAATGGTCTATGGTCAGATGAATGAACCGCCGGGTAACCGTTTGCGCGTTGCATTGACTGGTCTGACAATCGCTGAAGGTTTCCGTGACGAAGGTAAAGACGTGTTGTTCTTCGTCGATAACATCTATCGTTACACATTGGCCGGTACAGAAGTATCCGCGTTGCTGGGTCGTATGCCTTCCGCTGTGGGTTATCAACCTACATTGGCTGAAGAAATGGGCCGTCTGCAAGAGCGTATTACATCGACTAAAACTGGTTCGATCACATCGATCCAAGCCGTTTATGTTCCTGCCGATGACTTGACCGATCCTTCGCCAGCAACAACGTTTGCGCATTTGGACTCCACCGTCGTGTTGTCGCGTGATATCGCTTCTCTGGGTATCTATCCAGCGGTCGATCCACTGGACTCAACTTCACGTCAGCTAGATCCTTTAGTCGTCGGTCAAGAGCACTACGAGACAGCGCGCGCTGTTCAGGGTATCTTGCAGCGCTACAAAGAATTGCGCGACATTATTGCGATTCTGGGTATGGACGAATTGGCCCCGGAAGACAAGTTGCTGGTAGCACGCGCACGTAAAATGCAGCGTTTCCTGTCACAGCCTTTCCACGTTGCTGAAGTGTTTACCGGTTCACCAGGTAAATACGTTTCGCTAAAAGATACGATCAAGGGCTTCAAAATGATCGCTAGCGGCGAACTCGATCACCTGCCAGAACAAGCGTTCTACATGGTTGGTACTATCGAAGAAGCAATCGAAAAAGCCAAGAAAATCAATTAA
- the atpG gene encoding F0F1 ATP synthase subunit gamma → MATGKEIRGKIKSVENTKKITKAMEMVAASKMRKAQDRMLAARPYSEKIRHIASNLSQANPEYTHPFMTKQDNAKTVGFIVVTTDKGLCGGMNTNSLRLVTSKMRELEAAGNQIQAVAIGNKGLGFLNRVGAKVISHVVQLGDTPHLDKLIGPVKVLLDAYEEGRLDAVYLVYTKFINTMRQEPTLQQLLPLTSDRLEADDNGGHPWDYIYEPDVQSVIDDLLLRYVETLIYQAVAENMASEQSARMVAMKSASDNAGNVIGELKLVYNKTRQAAITKELSEIVSGAAAIA, encoded by the coding sequence ATGGCTACAGGCAAAGAGATACGCGGCAAGATCAAGAGCGTAGAAAATACGAAGAAGATCACCAAGGCGATGGAAATGGTCGCAGCCTCCAAAATGCGCAAAGCGCAAGACCGGATGCTGGCGGCTCGTCCCTACAGTGAAAAGATTCGGCATATCGCGTCTAACTTGTCGCAAGCGAATCCGGAATACACGCATCCGTTCATGACCAAGCAGGACAACGCGAAGACCGTTGGTTTCATTGTTGTCACAACCGACAAAGGTTTGTGCGGCGGGATGAATACCAATTCCTTGCGTCTGGTCACCAGCAAGATGCGTGAGCTGGAAGCAGCTGGGAATCAAATTCAAGCAGTTGCAATTGGTAATAAGGGCCTGGGTTTTCTGAACCGGGTCGGCGCTAAAGTTATTTCGCACGTTGTGCAACTCGGCGATACGCCCCATCTGGACAAGTTGATTGGCCCGGTGAAAGTATTGTTGGATGCATACGAAGAAGGTCGTCTGGACGCGGTATACCTCGTGTACACCAAATTCATCAACACCATGAGACAAGAGCCGACGTTGCAGCAATTGCTGCCACTGACCAGCGACCGTCTTGAGGCTGACGATAATGGTGGCCATCCGTGGGATTATATTTATGAACCGGATGTGCAAAGCGTTATCGATGATCTGTTATTGCGCTACGTCGAAACACTGATTTATCAGGCTGTTGCGGAAAACATGGCGTCTGAGCAATCAGCGCGGATGGTCGCAATGAAGTCTGCAAGCGACAATGCTGGGAACGTGATTGGCGAGTTAAAGTTGGTCTACAACAAAACTCGTCAGGCTGCGATTACGAAGGAATTGTCGGAAATCGTTTCCGGTGCGGCTGCGATAGCTTAA
- the atpA gene encoding F0F1 ATP synthase subunit alpha, giving the protein MQLNASEISELIKSRIQGLGDTAEIRNQGTVISVSDGICRIHGLSDVMQGEMLEFPGNTFGLALNLERDSVGSVILGDFEHISEGDIVKCTGRILEVPIGPELRGRVVNALGQPIDGKGPINAKLTAPIEKIAPGVIARQSVSEPMQTGIKSIDSMVPIGRGQRELIIGDRQTGKTAVAIDAIINQKGQNVTCIYVAIGQKASSIKNIVRSLEAHGAMEYTIVVAASASESAAMQFVSPYSGCAMGEYFRDRGEDALIVYDDLSKQAVAYRQVSLLLRRPPGREAYPGDVFYLHSRLLERAARVNPAYVEAFTKGEVKGKTGSLTALPIIETQAGDVSAFVPTNVISITDGQIFLETSLFNAGIRPAINAGISVSRVGGAAQTKVIKNLSGGIRTDLAQYRELAAFAQFASDLDAATRKQLDRGARVTELLKQAQYSPLPISLMAVTLFAVNKGFMDDIEVKKMLPFEAALHDFMKTSHAPLLKKIEETKQLDKDAEAALSAAVADFKKSDAY; this is encoded by the coding sequence ATGCAACTCAACGCGTCTGAAATCAGCGAACTGATCAAGAGCCGGATTCAAGGCCTTGGCGATACCGCTGAGATTCGTAATCAAGGCACGGTTATCTCCGTGTCCGATGGTATCTGCCGTATCCATGGTCTGTCTGACGTGATGCAAGGTGAGATGCTGGAATTCCCAGGTAATACATTCGGTCTGGCACTGAATCTGGAACGCGACTCAGTCGGTTCTGTGATTTTGGGTGACTTCGAGCACATCTCGGAAGGCGACATAGTCAAATGTACTGGTCGTATTCTGGAAGTGCCTATCGGTCCTGAACTGCGCGGTCGTGTTGTAAATGCGCTGGGTCAGCCGATCGATGGTAAAGGTCCAATCAACGCCAAGTTGACAGCACCGATCGAAAAAATCGCACCAGGCGTTATTGCACGTCAATCGGTTTCCGAGCCGATGCAAACCGGTATCAAGTCAATTGACTCGATGGTTCCAATCGGTCGCGGTCAACGCGAACTGATCATTGGCGATCGTCAAACTGGTAAGACTGCTGTAGCGATTGATGCGATCATCAATCAAAAAGGCCAAAACGTTACATGTATCTATGTTGCGATTGGTCAAAAAGCATCGTCGATCAAAAACATCGTGCGTTCGCTTGAAGCGCATGGCGCGATGGAATACACCATTGTTGTTGCTGCTTCTGCTTCCGAGTCGGCTGCGATGCAATTCGTATCGCCATACTCCGGTTGCGCGATGGGCGAATACTTCCGTGACCGCGGTGAAGATGCACTGATCGTCTACGATGATTTGTCTAAGCAAGCTGTTGCGTACCGTCAGGTATCGTTGCTGCTGCGTCGTCCACCAGGTCGTGAAGCTTACCCTGGCGATGTGTTCTACCTCCACAGCCGTTTGCTTGAACGTGCAGCACGCGTTAATCCAGCCTACGTTGAGGCTTTCACCAAAGGTGAAGTCAAGGGTAAGACTGGTTCATTGACCGCATTGCCGATCATTGAAACACAAGCTGGTGACGTTTCTGCTTTCGTTCCAACTAACGTTATTTCAATCACTGACGGCCAGATCTTCCTGGAAACGTCGCTGTTTAACGCTGGTATTCGTCCTGCGATTAACGCTGGTATTTCGGTATCGCGCGTTGGTGGTGCTGCTCAGACTAAAGTCATCAAGAATTTGTCCGGCGGTATCCGTACCGACTTGGCACAGTATCGTGAATTGGCTGCGTTTGCGCAGTTTGCTTCCGATCTGGATGCAGCAACCCGTAAGCAGCTCGATCGTGGCGCACGCGTTACTGAATTGTTGAAGCAAGCACAATACTCACCATTGCCGATCTCGTTGATGGCAGTGACATTGTTCGCGGTCAACAAGGGTTTCATGGATGATATTGAAGTGAAAAAAATGCTGCCATTTGAAGCGGCTTTGCATGATTTCATGAAAACCAGCCACGCACCGTTGTTGAAAAAGATCGAAGAAACCAAGCAACTAGACAAAGATGCTGAAGCTGCATTGTCTGCTGCAGTTGCTGATTTCAAAAAATCCGACGCGTATTAA
- a CDS encoding F0F1 ATP synthase subunit delta yields MAEIATIARPYADALFRVAKSQDLVAWSGLINEMAQVAAHRDVQALAQNPAVTHQQVADIFLALLKSPLTDEAKNFVNTLVANGRLIALPEIAEQFHVLKNAQEGAADVEITSAFELSDAQVQELLVTLEKKFGRKLNPAVKVDSALIGGVRVIVGDEVLDTSVRAKLQQLHVALAA; encoded by the coding sequence ATGGCTGAAATCGCAACGATTGCCCGCCCTTACGCAGATGCGCTGTTCCGTGTAGCCAAGTCGCAAGATTTGGTTGCATGGTCTGGTTTGATCAATGAGATGGCACAAGTTGCTGCTCATCGAGATGTTCAGGCATTGGCGCAAAATCCCGCAGTGACACATCAGCAGGTTGCTGACATCTTTCTTGCGCTGTTGAAATCACCGTTGACTGACGAAGCCAAAAACTTTGTCAACACGCTGGTTGCAAATGGTCGTTTGATCGCCTTGCCAGAAATCGCTGAGCAATTCCATGTGCTGAAAAATGCCCAGGAAGGTGCCGCCGATGTTGAAATCACCAGTGCTTTTGAGTTATCTGATGCACAAGTGCAAGAACTGCTGGTCACGTTGGAAAAGAAATTCGGCCGCAAGCTCAACCCTGCTGTCAAAGTCGACAGTGCGCTAATTGGTGGAGTGCGTGTGATAGTTGGCGACGAAGTGCTGGACACATCGGTACGCGCCAAGCTGCAACAGTTACATGTTGCGCTGGCAGCTTAA
- a CDS encoding F0F1 ATP synthase subunit B, whose amino-acid sequence MNLNATLFAQFVVFFILAGFTMKFVWPPLMKALDERTKKIADGLAAADRGKADLAASEKRVQAEMASARDEGQKRIGEAEKRAQLIIDDAKKTASEEAARIVSNAKADADQQVTKAREGLRDEVVTLAVKGAEQILKREVNAAAHADLLNQLKTEL is encoded by the coding sequence GTGAACTTAAATGCAACATTGTTTGCGCAGTTCGTGGTCTTCTTTATCCTCGCCGGCTTCACGATGAAATTCGTGTGGCCGCCGTTGATGAAAGCGCTCGATGAGCGTACCAAGAAGATTGCGGACGGCCTGGCAGCCGCTGATCGCGGCAAGGCAGATCTGGCAGCCTCTGAAAAGCGGGTACAGGCAGAAATGGCATCAGCGCGCGACGAAGGTCAAAAGCGTATTGGCGAGGCTGAAAAGCGCGCTCAGCTGATTATTGATGACGCCAAAAAAACGGCCTCTGAAGAAGCAGCACGTATCGTTAGCAATGCTAAAGCGGATGCAGATCAGCAAGTAACTAAAGCACGCGAAGGTTTGCGCGATGAAGTTGTTACTCTGGCTGTTAAAGGCGCAGAACAGATTCTGAAGCGCGAAGTCAACGCAGCGGCCCACGCCGATTTGTTGAACCAACTGAAAACAGAGCTGTAA